Below is a window of Chaetodon trifascialis isolate fChaTrf1 chromosome 17, fChaTrf1.hap1, whole genome shotgun sequence DNA.
TGCAAACCTCCCAAACCccaaattttttattttttaagctTCGTTTGTCCTTGAACCGAAGCtgtgtccattttttttttcatccaggATATTTTATTGCCCTAGTTTTTACAGAAGCCACTCAAGAAATCTGGCATCTGTCCCCCCTCATCGTCTTTTCTCATCGTCCCattgctgcttctttttttttttttgtcccagcGCCACAGCCAGAGCAGGGTCAACCCAGGAAGCAAAATACTCTCTACTCCGCTCTGGGGCTGACTGAATGTACCTGAAATTATGGAAGGAACTGACTTTGAAAAACAGGGTTAAACTCTGCACCGACACCCATCCaagtgaaacaaaaaataatgataatcagTGAGTGAATTCTCCTCTAAAACCctccaaaaatgtaaaataagctTCTTCACTAAATGCTTTCTCACACactaaaataaaactttcattACTAAATGAACTCACAGCAATTTACATGTCGATTCCTTTCAATTATGCAGCTGATTGAGCTGACAGGATAACTGACCCAAATCCAGCCATTCAGTCTGACGAACgcagggaaaacaaaaacaccctgAATGGTTTTCAGGAAGGATTTCACCACCACCGACGACCCTGTTCTGCCCACACGACCCCCGCACAGTCCTCTCCCCCCGCTGATTCACAGAGGCCACTATTGCAACAAAACATCTGATTTGTCAGAAAACAAAGGACACAAGAAAATCTTAACTCTTTATCTAACTAtaaattagctttttttcaCACATCCACCACCGTCTACCATCGAAACACTCCAAAGATTAAGATATATCAGTTTTGACACAGTATATCAGTGTCAGTTAGTATTAATGAGAGTTTGGATTCATGCAGCTTGCATATATCCTCTCCGTGCAGGCTATGTctcattactgtgtgtgaatgttagCAGGGTCAAAGCAAAGCTAAACTCCACACTTGAGATGTCTTTTGACATATTAATGAAGAAATCAGATTTTATGGTGGCAAACGTTTTTTGTAAGCTGGTAAATTATTCTTGATATTTTGTAGTTTTTCAAGAGGTACGGCCGAAATGATTTTGTCTGGATTTGAATTCGTAACATATCAGATTTTGCGGAAGCTCCGACATTTTGTGAAACACGCTGATTTGCTTTCCTGTTGAGACTTAATCAATACTCGCATGTCTGTACGTTAAGCTACAGCCTCAAGGTgtttaacttagcttagcattaagactggaaacgaggggaaacagctagcaggAACAAACGTAGCCAAATGTAACAAATTCCACCCCACATGGTTTCCAGTCTtaacgctaagctaagctaacagtctccTGGTGTTGGCTTCATATgtagcatacagacatgacagCACTATACTGCACTCTCTACACAAAGTGAATATGCGCATCAAACTGCCTTTTTTAAAGTGAAACGTTTCTCCagtcctgctcctcctctgactctcctCTTCCAAACATCCATTCAgcaaacaacacacagatgtATCGACCAATACACCTAAAACAGGAGTGTAAATCCTCCATCAAGTAACAAGCCTAAAGCTGATTTTATGCGCTCCTAATACTCAACACTAGAAGGACATATTGTTCCTTCTCTAACATAATATAGGCCCTGGAAAAACCCTGATGTTTCTATACATTTTTCTCCTCATACATCCAGGATCCATGTTTGTCCTATTCCAGACTGAAAACTACGGGATCCACTGGAGCAGAGGAGTGTCAGGAAGCTCCATTCGCTGGTGTCCTAAGATGAACAAatccaacacctctaaagcctTACAGAGGATTTCAAACAACTTATCAAACCGAATGCTATTTAACATTCTCTCACCGATGGCTCGGCTAATGTGCAGCGAGTGACGAACACTGTGCTAACAACTCCacacctttcctctcctctcttctcctctgctgtttggtttctctctcatctctggtCCTCCTCTAACATGCAGCATGTAGGTTTGTCTGATtattcaacacaaacacaagcatcaTTCTGGGCCCTCAACAAATCAGGAAAATAATATTTGGGATTTTAATGCCCTGCATACTGCACATATTGCATCTATGCTCTTTCTTTCCTGGAACTTGTCTCATTTGCATGTTTGACTCTCAATATACAGGCAGCTTTATGCTCAGACCCTTAAGTATTATCCCTGGAGTGAAGGCTAAAGCACTCCTGCCATGAGGACGAGGgtgataaaacaaaacaaaacaaaacaaaaaaacacctgtaATCAATTTGGGGAGTCAAGATTAATCATTTTCCCTCAGGAAACAGGCTTCGGGCTCTTAGCTTCAGAAATGCCACTTCCAATAGTCTCTAGAGTCTTAAAGCTTCTGTCACAGAGTGCTGCAAAAGTCCCGCAAAGCAGAGGGTGTTGTTGGGATTATTTTGGTGAACATGATGCCGCCGCCGGAGACACCAAAGTCAGCAGACGCACACCCTCTCGTCCATCAGCGTCACGGAGCAGAGACTCGAACGAGCCGATTCCACAGCGAGGAAGAAcaattttcagcatttttgaaTGATTGCAGCTTCGAGGACGAATGTTCATCAGCAACGTTCATTATTCAGGTGTTCATTCGATTGTGTTGACCCCAgatgaagaggtgtgtgtgcgtgtatgtgtgagtcCCCTGAAGTTTCCCGTCCAGGTGGCTGCTCAGTAGCACCTCCTAGAGgccctgagagacagagacgacCTCTCCTTAAAAACATAACCAATGAATTTCTCACTTCTGGACGACCCTGTTGGATCACTCAAATGTCCACGATGGCTAAGAGGAAGGAATTTCGATGGCAGCTGAAGCAGCGCTGGGACCAGAATGCTTTTCTGTCGGACAAGTTGGTCTGGTGTAACACTGGTCCCACGACAGATCAAgctgttttcttcagctgatAAAGACACACCGAATCAGAAAAAGCATGTCAAAGCAAGAACGGACACCAAGAGTGGACCAAAGTCACGCCGACCGCCCTCCTCGCTCCTCTTTGCGTCCGTAAACTCCAGCATGAAGAAGGCGGCGGCGCATCCTCAAGTCTTTCTGTCAGCGACAATTTTAAAAGTGAATGTAGTTGTTTCTGCAGCAAAGCGTCTGTTGACTtggccagccaatcacagagcagacTCATTCTCCGTGTGACAGGaagtagtggtggtggtggcctTGCCCTCCTTGTTGAGTTTCAGGAAGCTGGGTTTCTCTGTCGCCACGGTGACAGCCACGTCATTGCTGTTGGGATTTTCCAGCGTGGTCAAGGTCTTTTTCTCTGAAGCTTTGGCTGAGTCCCCGTCCCTGTCAATCAGAATTAAAAATCACAACTGTTGGGACCAAATTTGAGgtttaaaggaatatttcaacaGTTTGGGAAATACAATTATTCCACTTCTTTGCCAGGAGCCAGAGGTCGTTAACTTAACTTAgcaaaaacactggaaacagtcACAACAATGGAGCTTTAGAGGAGCTGTTAGGAGGATCTTgaacagccaggctagctgtttcccctcgtttccagtctgtatgctaagctaagctaaccagctgctgcctgcagctaCATATTTCATGAGTGGTTTTCAGTCCTCTCATCTAATTCTTGGCAAGACAGTCCCAAGTAAGTGTTGTTTTCGAAGACATGGCAGGTTTCTCACCGGTTGTTTGGAGTCGGGTAAATGACCAGGAAGCAGGCAGTGAGGAATCCAAGGAGAGAGCCCCCAGAGGCCACCATTGGAATGACACGGACGCTACCAACGGCTTCCACTACAGCACCTAGAGCTGAGGCCACCAAAATCTGACTGATGTACacctgcaaaatgacaaatgatcaCAGAGCAACATGGTGtttttacatacatacaaaacaaTACCTCAAAGATTCCATTAAGATAGTACAGACACTCACCTGGCAGGATAAAATAGCACAGTCGATGCCAAAGCCTCTCCGGGAGTTACCCGGACTGTGGTGGATGTACTGCAAGAGGCAGAGAAAGTTAGTTATTGAAAGCCGCTGAGAGCTCcagataaaaacatgtttttgagaAACAGTAATGCAACAGAACAGCGTAGCTCATCCTGATGCATGCTTTTCCAACATCATGGAGTACTTATGTCTGTACCTCTTTCATTTCGTGATACTGTCCCAGCAGAGCATAAGGACAGTAGGAGATACTCATGGAGATGATGCCCATGCTGCTGatcatcaccatggcaacataCACATTAGGGAAGATGGCCATGACAGCGGTCCCTGTGGAGGGAAAAAGCAAAAATTCCAGAGATACTTTACAGCTGCTCACATCTATTTTTGCTCTACTGTATTACTGCACTGCGGCTCATACCTATGGAAAATCCAAGCGTTCCCAGGATGTAGATGACCTTAATGCTCAGGTCAAAGTTGTCGAGGTACTTCTGAAGGATGGCTGGAAAACGCACATTAGTCGATGGGTTAGTCCAGAGTTTAATGCCACAATTTGCTTGATTTCTTGAAGACAGTAAGCAACCTAATCCGGACGTGTTCATGCGTGCGACAACGTGTATTCCTCTGTGTTTGGAAGGTGCTCGAGATGTGTGTTACCTGAGCATGTAGCAGCTGTCATGGCATATATAACCAGCCCCCAACATCCCATCTGAACTCCTTTGTGGTAATTTTCCAGCAAAGTAGAATTGGCAGgagcctgagagagagaaaaccagGCTTTACACACCATCAGAAAGGAAAAAGCAGTAGTTGCAAGAGTGCaaacctgcacacaaacactcagttGCAACGTCTGTGTTCTCAATTTCAGAGCTCTTTTCTATCCATTTAGATAATAGAGGCTATGTAATACAGCATGTTTTCAGGTAAAGTAATGATTAACCACACTATGTTTTGTACTGatattcttctttttctgaaatTCCAGATTGGCTTGGACACACTATCATGTCATTAAAGTAACTGAATTTGAGGGGGGTGCAGGGATATGTATCTCATACGGTAGGATCTCCATGGTAGATGACTTGTCCCATGAAGTCGGTGAAGAAAACGGCCTCGGCAATGATGGAGAACCAGGTGAGCAGGTGACAGGCGCACAGTCGCAGCAGCTCCGGAGGCATCTTCAGCATGGACAGCCACAGCAGCCGCACGGTGGTCTCAACCTAACGAGAGGAGACGGGATCAACCAAAGAGAGACGCTTCACATATTGGAGAGAAATGGCAGAGATGAACTGTGGTCACAGTTAGAGaccgcaaaaaaaaaaaaaaaaaaaaaaaaaagcaagagaaGCAAATCTCACCTCTCCTTCCTCGCTCTCGGTATCGCCGCTGGAAGAGTTGGTGTTTCCGCTGCggtgtctgtttctctgtctgctcctccttCTGTGTCTGGCCTCCACTTCGTACAGGTCGTTCATGCTGCGAGACGGCTTGATGAGAAAAGCAGCGTTGGCCCGGCGGTAGCGGTAGCGGTGGCTCCCGACCCGACCGTAGTAGGAAAAGGTGCAGGACGGCTGGCGGTAGAAGGTGTGGCGGTGGCGTGGCTGCCGCATCGGGGCTCCCGTACTGGCAGCTGGAGTCAGAGACAGATTATCGGTTATCATTAAAAGGCTGTTAACATTTGGGTCAGAGAAACCATACGTATTCATTCAGAATTAAGAGTAAAGAATTtaagagtaaaataaaataccaaCCTTTGACCATTCCAGCTCGATGCGCCTGTCCCTTAGAGCTCAGCCTGTTAGTGTTCATTCGGTCAGCATTAGTTACGCTGGCTAACAGCCGCCCGTTCAGCGTCCGCTGCTCATTGAGCTGATTGTTTAGCAACGCCTCCTGACCGTCGTCATTCTCCATTTCCTGTAAGAAAGCAGAGAGGCGGGAGATCCGGGGGTTGTGAGGGTGTGTTTGGTGGTTGTTGGTTTGGAGTAGGTCCTGACTTCctatgctgctgctgcgtctGATGTTGCCGAACCGCGGGGGCGGAGTGCTGCGATTGGGGTTGAAGAAGGAGGTCGTGGGAGGCGAGCCATGATAGGGCGAGAGGCGGTCGGCAAAGATGGACGGCTCTAGGTGGCACAAGAACAGCGCATCGTGGTCCAGGTGGTCGAGGGTGGCGTCTGCCATGGCCAGGACACTGTCACTTTTACCTGAGGACAAATGGGGAGTTGGGTGATTAGGTTTAGATGTGACAGCCATTTTCATCTACTCCCTAAATGAATCTGCTGCTAGCTTTGCTTTGTATTTCCAGTTTCCTTGTTACTCTACTAAATCATGTTTCTTTTAAAACTGTACCTTTGGATCAGTTGTGGCTCATGGTATTTCAATAAAAACCTCAAACATCAGCTTCTGGCTTTAACTTTTCTTAgaggtgtttgtttttttgttttttgtagctGTCCTGATGGATAAAAACCTGCAAGCTCGTATGTctttctcagacacatgattgagaaccactgatctaGATCATCtgtaatactgcaaatgatCTCTTTTGGGGAgacgcagagacacagacacacagataagacttctttgttgttgtctgaTGAGGAGTAAATGAATCAAAACGGTCTGAAACTGTTCCAAGTGACAGCTGTGATAAAAACCAGCTGAAATCTGTAAATAACATGGAAAGGGAGCTTCTTTGCTTCCTTTCCTATCTCCTTCAGTCTGGGAAACACAGGACCACCAGATATTCTCATCCCACAACTCACTTCTCACAAGCTCCACCTCCAGGAAATCCATGTCCATATCTCCACGCTCTGACTGGTCGTCTCCATAAGGGTCGTAGAGGTCGTAGGTGTCCATCGTTTCATCCTCTCCGATCAGTTCCAGCTTGGGGGCCAGGAGTCCAGTCCTGCCATTGGCCGATGGCTGCGGGTTGGTGCGATCTGGGCTCTCCTGGTGAGAGGACAATGAGAGGAGGCGGTGTCACAGAAAACCAAAGTCTTAgggttgttttcttttttaactaaAATTGAATTTTACCTGGTCCAGCCGTTCATGAGCAGAGTACTGCTGTTCCTCAATGCTGAACAGATGTaacaccacagagacagagaagaggatggCAGCGAAGAAGAACAGGATCTGCTCCTGGGACTTAAAGGCTGCTCCGAGGAACGTGTGTGTCCAGTCTAAACCTCCCAGAGCGTAGCCCACCGCACCACCAAGACCTGCAGACGTGGACAAAAGAAAAGGATTGTGTTTGATCTCATTTTCTCTATTAGTTTATATCAAACAGACCAcaaatgaatcaaatcaaacctACCATTGCCATAttaaatatatgtgtgtgtgtgtgtgtgtgtgtgcgtgtgtgtgtgtgtgtgtgtgtgtgtgtgtgtgtcagatgtcaGCGATAGATACCTGCAGAGGCGGCGTGGATGTTGAGCGCCATGtcttgttcctctgtgtctgccaCGTCTAGCAGGTACGCTCTGATTGGTCCCTCTGTTGCATCCGCACAAAAGTCCAACACCACCACCCCCAGGACGGTAAGAACAATTCCTATTGGTTGTCTCCCCTGCTCGTCGCCCATGGACAGACCTAAcggagaaaaacaggaaagaggaGTTTTAATTATAACATGTGAGTTTGCTGTTATTATGCAACAAAAACCAACAGTGAAAGCTGTCAGAATTAGTGTATAAATTCATGAGTCATGGCCAaaaacctttgacctttgaccaccaaaatgtaatcagttcatccttgagtccaactgaacatttcagccacatttgaagaaattcccgCACGGCATTCCTGAGATACTGCGTTCACAAGAATCACCGTTGTCACCAAAAGAATTCATAAAGATCAATCGTAATTTTACAAAGGAATACTAGAATAGGAAACACACATCTCcacatctgcacacaaacatctgGCATTGTTATGCTGATGTAACCCAGGTCAGAGCTGCATGTGTGATCAATGACCGATTGCTGAGTTAtaacagctgcaaacacaagcacaaagacATAGAGAAATGGGTCACTGCACATTACCCATGCTGCTTTTCATGACCTTGTGTGTCTCATTACAGTTGTGACCCAGTCGCCCCCTCGAGCTGctcaatgtgtgtttgtgcctgacGGCCTGAGAGAGGAATTGTATGAATggatgaaaacaacacagagtgACATGGGAAAGCTTTAGTAACctgtgtataaatgtgtgtgtgcgcgtgtgtgtgagagagcgatATCACAGGCAGTGTGACGCAGCGTGACTTTACAAACTGAAATCCATTAATGTCGGGGAAACAAAACGTTCATAGAAGGAACAGCAGAGCATGTGTGTGGGCGcgcacgtctgtgtgtgtgtgtgcgtgtgtgtcggaCAATGGAGCGGCACGACTCGCTagccaggcagacagacaggaagtgaattgTGATTGGTGGAAAGGGGGAAGCAAACAGGAAGCATTTCCCTGTGAACTGCCTGATCCTGGGTTCCCAtgtcaacacatacacacacacacacacacacgcacacacacacacacatgcacacactcatacaggtTACTACAGCTTTCCCATGTCACCCAGTGttgttcacacacattcatatgctGTACATACAGCCATGGAAATGtacattctctctctcatttcacccacacagacacaggtcaCCGGTCTTTTCCCATGTCAGCCCCACTGGCAaggtgctcacacacacacacgcaaacacacacacagacacacacacgctggtgCCCTAAAACGACCTGGGTGCCAACCTCTCTGCAGAAGAATGGAGGTAGAACAAAATAGAATTGAATAGAAGAGAATAGAATCTGCTGACTGAAAGCGGTTCACACAGCTCTCGCTCTCGTTATTTATAACTCCTTTGACaattcatttcactttgttcTATTTACAGACGCTTAAAGGCCCAGTCAGCTATTGTTGTACTGGACATTTTTCACCCGCATCAGAATATGGAACATTTACTCTCATGGGCGACCGCTGGAACACACTAGAGACGCACCAATATCAGATTTCAGGACTCATAATGAAACGGATGCTGTGGGCAATACGACGACGGGAACCACTAACGTTACTTCTGCTATTGGTGTGAAAGCTGCAGTGTGATTACACCAGTACAATTTCTGTCTTTAAGTGCTAACAGGCAGCAATGCAATTACCTGCCTGTAACATTATTATATTTGCCATCCTGCTATTTTAGGAGAAGGCTCCTCATTATAAGACGTAATTATCATCTAAAATGCAATTACGGAAGCATAATAATTCAAGATGCTATATCAGCCATGGATATAACATGCATCTCTGTAATCCAGACCAAGTGGGATCTGATAATTGTCCAATAATAATGTAAATTCAATTAAAGGGACATGTGATCCACTTCCTTCTGTCTGATTTGATACACAAGGCAACAAGCAGCAGAGATTACATTCAGACTCGGTTTTGAAAACATGAACTGAGTTAAATTTAGAATACACAgtttaaaggctgaatgaaaCAGTCTACACTTAAATGTGCGTGCTTCAGTTTGAAAGTCAGATTTCAATAACTCATTCAGTTTCTTTATTTGGACTCAGCTGAATGAAGCATATCTGTACTCAAGGCTTTTTCATTCCGGCTGGTGGCTCGAGGCTACGTTAGCCGCTACTAGCGTACAACAGCCATACCCCTGCCTGAACTGTCTGCAGTCAAGTTGCATTGATGCTGTAGGAGCCAGGTTTTGAGAAGGGAGAAGAATTTGCAGAATAAAGATGATATCTGCATCGATTTGGATGCTTTCTGTCCATTTGAGAGTCCAATAATGTTATAAGAGTGCATTGTTAAAGTCTTACAGCCTCAATTTTGACCCCAATGCCACAAGACAGAGAGTGATAATAGGATCAAAGCCAACAGCAGGTCAATATTATAAAgtctgctgaagaaaaaaatactgtgtgtgATGATATATAAAAACTACCTGACCCTGGTCCTTCTCACCTGAAACATCTGAATCTGATTCACGCTCAAACTGGTCAGGTCTTACTGATCCTGCAGCCATCTTTACTGTTGAGTTGTGTGATTGTGTAACAC
It encodes the following:
- the LOC139345626 gene encoding solute carrier family 45 member 4; this translates as MPSTMPPQNTEADAMQVGSVVGGVSAKNSATSGSDEEKGGAGGETDGSGNGGGGRGGEESASEGSIEGIPLKRWVMHGAVMFGREFCYAMETALVTPVLLQIGLPEQYYSLTWFLSPVLGLMFTPLIGSASDRCTLRWGRRRPFILALCIGTLIGVALFLNGSLIGLSMGDEQGRQPIGIVLTVLGVVVLDFCADATEGPIRAYLLDVADTEEQDMALNIHAASAGLGGAVGYALGGLDWTHTFLGAAFKSQEQILFFFAAILFSVSVVLHLFSIEEQQYSAHERLDQESPDRTNPQPSANGRTGLLAPKLELIGEDETMDTYDLYDPYGDDQSERGDMDMDFLEVELVRSKSDSVLAMADATLDHLDHDALFLCHLEPSIFADRLSPYHGSPPTTSFFNPNRSTPPPRFGNIRRSSSIGSQDLLQTNNHQTHPHNPRISRLSAFLQEMENDDGQEALLNNQLNEQRTLNGRLLASVTNADRMNTNRLSSKGQAHRAGMVKAASTGAPMRQPRHRHTFYRQPSCTFSYYGRVGSHRYRYRRANAAFLIKPSRSMNDLYEVEARHRRRSRQRNRHRSGNTNSSSGDTESEEGEVETTVRLLWLSMLKMPPELLRLCACHLLTWFSIIAEAVFFTDFMGQVIYHGDPTAPANSTLLENYHKGVQMGCWGLVIYAMTAATCSAILQKYLDNFDLSIKVIYILGTLGFSIGTAVMAIFPNVYVAMVMISSMGIISMSISYCPYALLGQYHEMKEYIHHSPGNSRRGFGIDCAILSCQVYISQILVASALGAVVEAVGSVRVIPMVASGGSLLGFLTACFLVIYPTPNNRDGDSAKASEKKTLTTLENPNSNDVAVTVATEKPSFLKLNKEGKATTTTTSCHTENESAL